In one Oncorhynchus masou masou isolate Uvic2021 chromosome 23, UVic_Omas_1.1, whole genome shotgun sequence genomic region, the following are encoded:
- the LOC135510145 gene encoding endonuclease domain-containing 1 protein-like, which translates to MMGVLNHLSTLLLLSLLPPALSHVVENFSVVPQCQTFFLNDTTPNLPDILVGGIVKDQNRYKPICQKYNNIYRFATLYDTTNRIPVFSAYTFSGRGGRRQSQSWKIEPQLEIIDVEHMTTQRGARDFHQAVDADYNARKSSIVLDRGHLFPCSYVPDDDTMASTFTLTNAVPQERGFNRGRWKTMECRVRTALELNCKDNNNKIKAYVVTGAVPSSSSSRKLNNRVNIPDLMWTAFCCYNNNLNQWVAQAHWGENQKEVKGKTLKPETLEALEGKLNQIYNVGVKVFDNKCPRNVVLEDETGGNLEAVEEVEPGKKRVREGSGEGNGERNKKKARTSRALKDCDDEDGCDCDCDEK; encoded by the exons ATGATGGGGGTATTGAatcatctctctactctcctcctcctctctctccttcctcctgctctctctcatgTAGTGGAGAACTTCAGTGTTGTTCCACAGTGCCAGACGTTCTTCCTGAATGACACAACTCCAAATCTCCCAGATATTTTGGTTGGTGGGATAGTCAAGGACCAGAACCGCTACAAGCCGATTTGCCAGAAGTACAACAACATCTACAGGTTTGCAACTCTGTACGACACGACCAACAGGATCCCTGTGTTCTCAGCCTACACCTTCTCTGGTCGTGGGGGCAGGAGACAAAGTCAGTCCTGGAAGATAGAGCCTCAG CTTGAAATTATAGATGTAGAACACATGACAACTCAACGTGGGGCGAGGGACTTCCATCAAGCTGTGGACGCAGACTACAATGCAAGAAAAAGTAGCATTGTGCTGGACAGAGGTCACCTGTTCCCATGTTCGTATGTACCTGATGATGATACCATGGCTTCCACTTTCACCCTGACAAACGCCGTTCCCCAGGAACGTGGCTTCAACCGAGGCAGATGGAAGACAATGGAGTGCAGAGTTAGAACGGCTCTTGAGCTTAACTGTAAGGATAACAACAACAAGATAAAAGCCTATGTGGTGACTGGAGCCgtgcccagcagcagcagcagcagaaaacTGAACAACAGAGTGAACATCCCAGATCTCATGTGGACAGCCTTCTGCTGTTACAACAACAACCTGAATCAGTGGGTGGCCCAAGCACACTGGGGTGAGAACCAAAAGGAGGTCAAGGGGAAAACATTGAAACCGGAAACCTTGGAAGCACTCGAAGGCAAGTTGAACCAAATCTACAATGTCGGAGTCAAGGTGTTTGACAATAAATGTCCAAGAAACGTTGTATTAGAGGACGAGACAGGGGGGAACTTAGAGGCTGTAGAAGAGGTTGAGCCGGGGAAAAAGAGGGTCAGGgaagggagtggagaggggaacGGAGAGCGGAACAAAAAGAAGGCGAGAACATCAAGGGCGTTAAAGGATTGTGATGACGAGGATGGATGTGATTGTGACTGTGATGAAAAGTAA